The Halichoerus grypus chromosome 15, mHalGry1.hap1.1, whole genome shotgun sequence genome includes a window with the following:
- the CIC gene encoding protein capicua homolog isoform X8 has translation MYSAHRPLVPASGAASRGLGMFVWTNVEPRSVAVFPWHSLVPFLAPSQPDPSVQPSEAQQPASHPVASTQSKEPAESAAVAHEQPPGGTGNADPGRPPGATCPESPGPGPPHTLGVVEPGKGPPPTTEEEAPGPPGEPRLDSETESDHDDAFLSIMSPEIQLPLPPGKRRTQSLSALPKERDSSSEKDGRSPNKREKDHIRRPMNAFMIFSKRHRALVHQRHPNQDNRTVSKILGEWWYALGPKEKQKYHDLAFQVKEAHFKAHPDWKWCNKDRKKSSSEAKPTSLGLAGGHKETRERSMSETGTAAAPGVSSELLSVAAQTLLSSDTKAPGSGSCGTERLHAVGGPGSARPRAFSHSGVHSLDGGEVDSQALQELTQMVSGPASYSGPKPSTQYGAPGPFSASSEGGALAASGRPPLLPTRASRSQRAASEDMTSDEERMVICEEEGDDDVIADDGFGATDIDLKCKERVTDSESGDSSGEDPEGSKGFGRKVFSPVIRSSFTHCRPPLDPEPPGPPDPPPPAFGKGYGPTPSSSSSSSSPASSSASAATSFPLGSGTFKAQESGQGSTAGPLRPPPPGAGGPVTPSKATRFLPTDPAAFRRKRPESVGGLEPPGPSVIAAPPGGGGSVLQTLVLPPNKEEREGGGTRMPSAPAPSLAYGAPAAPLSRPAATMVTNVVRPVSSTPVPIASKPFPTAGRAEASPNDTAGARTEPVTGSRAPGSSPLGVSLVYSDKKSAAATSPAPHLVAGPLLGTVGKAPATVTNLLVGTPGYGAPAPPAVQFIAQGAPGSGATTGSGAGAGSGPNGPVPLGILQPGALGKAGGITQVQYILPTLPQQLQVAPAPAPAPGTKAAAPGGPAPTTSIRFTLPPGTSTNGKVLAATAPTPGIPILQSVPSAPPPKAQSVSPVQAPPPGGSAQLLPGKVLVPLAAPSMSVRGGGAGQPLPLVSPPFSVPVQNGAQPPSKIIQLTPVPVSTPSGLVPPLSPATLSGPTSQPQKVLLPSSTRITYVQSAGGHALPLGTSPTSSQAGTVTSYGPTSSVALGFTSLGPSGPAFVQPLLSGQAPLLAPGQVGVSPVPSPQLPPTCTAPGGPVITAFYPGSPAPTSSAPLAQPSQAPPGLVYTVATSTTPPAATILPKGPPAPATATPAPTSPFPNATAGSMTYSLVAPKAQRPTPKAPQKVKAAIASIPVGSFEAGAPGRSGPAARQPLEPGPAREPPTPESELEGQPTTPAPPPPPETWAPTARSSPPPPPPAEERTSTKGPEAMASKFPSSSSDWRVPGLGLESRGEPPTPPSPAPAPAPAPGGGGGSEGSSGRAAGDTPERKEAAGTGKKVKVRPPPLKKTFDSVDKVLSEVDFEERFAELPEFRPEEVLPSPTLQSLATSPRAILGSYRKKRKNSTDLDSAPEDPTSPKRKMRRRSSCSSEPNTPKSAKCEGDIFTFDRTGTEAEDVLGELEYEKVPYSSLRRTLDQRRALVMQLFQDHGFFPSAQATAAFQARYADIFPSKVCLQLKIREVRQKIMQAATPTEQPPGAEAPLPGPPPTGTAAAPVPTPSPAGGPDPTSPGSDSGTAPAAPPLPPPPEPGPGQPGWEGPPQPSPPPPGPSPAATGR, from the exons ATGTACTCAGCCCACAGGCCCCTGGTGCCCGCGTCCGGCGCGGCCTCCCGTGGCCTCGGCATGTTCG TGTGGACGAATGTGGAACCTCGCTCTGTTGCCGTGTTCCCCTGGCACTCCTTAGTCCCCTTTCTGGCCCCCAGCCAGCCCGACCCCTCTGTGCAGCCAAGTGAGGCCCAGCAACCTGCCAGCCACCCAGTGGCCTCCACCCAGAGCAAAG aACCTGCTGAGTCCGCGGCTGTCGCTCACGAGCAGCCACCAGGTGGGACAGGGAATGCTGATCCCGGGCGGCCCCCTGGAGCCACCTGCCCCGAGAGCCCAGGGCCTGGACCCCCCCACACTTTGGGGGTGGTGGAACCTGGAAAGGGTCCCCCTCCCACCACTGAGGAGGAGGCCCCTGGCCCTCCAGGAGAGCCCCGGCTGGACAGCGAGACGGAGAGTGACCATGATGATGC ATTCCTCTCCATCATGTCTCCTGAGATCCAGTTGCCCCTGCCACCCGGGAAACGCCGGACCCAGTCCCTCAGTGCCCTGCCAAAGGAACGAGACTCCTCGTCGGAGAAGGATGGACGCAGCCCCAACAAG CGGGAGAAGGACCATATCCGGCGGCCCATGAACGCCTTCATGATCTTCAGCAAGCGGCACCGGGCCCTGGTCCACCAGCGTCACCCCAACCAGGACAACCGGACCGTCAGCAAGATCCTGGGCGAGTGGTGGTACGCCCTGGGGCCCAAGGAGAAGCAGAAGTACCATGACCTGGCCTTCCAG gTGAAAGAGGCCCACTTTAAGGCCCACCCAGACTGGAAGTGGTGCAACAAGGACCGGAAGAAGTCCAGCTCAGAGGCCAAGCCCACGAGCCTGGGGCTGGCAGGCGGGCACAAGGAGACTCGGGAGCGGAGCATGTCAGAGACAGGGACTGCCGCTGCCCCTGGAG TGTCCTCGGAGCTCCTGTCCGTCGCAGCCCAGACCCTCTTGAGCTCGGATACCAAGGCTCCGGGGAGCGGCTCCTGTGGGACAGAGCGTCTGCATGCAGTGGGGGGACCTGGCTCGGCCCGGCCCCGAGCCTTCTCCCACAGTGGGGTCCACAGCCTGGATGGTGGGGAAGTAGATAGCCAGGCACTACAGGAACTGACTCAG ATGGTGTCTGGCCCTGCATCCTATTCTGGTCCAAAGCCTtccacccaatatggggctccaggCCCCTTCTCAGCCTCCAGTGAGGGAGGTGCCCTGGCGGCTAGTGGGCGACCCCCGCTGCTGCCCACCCGGGCCTCCCGTTCCCAGCgtgcagccagtgaggacatgacCAGTGACGAGGAACGCATGGTCATCTGCGAGGAGGAGGGAGACGATGATGTCATTG CTGACGACGGCTTCGGCGCCACTGACATTGACCTCAAGTGCAAGGAGCGGGTGACTGACAGTGAGAGCGGAGATAGCTCTGGGGAGGACCCAGAGGGCAGCAAG GGCTTTGGCCGGAAGGTGTTCTCGCCTGTGATTCGTTCCTCTTTTACCCACTGCCGCCCACCGCTGGACCCTGAACCCCCAGGGCCCCCGGATCCACCACCTCCAGCCTTTGGCAAAGGCTACGGGCCCAccccgtcctcctcctcctcctcgtcctcacctgcctcctcctcagcctctgcCGCCACCTCCTTCCCCCTGGGCTCAGGGACCTTCAAGGCCCAGGAGTCAGGTCAGGGCAGCACGGCAGGCCCGCTACGGCCCCCacctcctggggctgggggtccaGTGACACCTTCCAAGGCCACCCGGTTCCTCCCAACGGATCCTGCCGCCTTCCGGCGCAAGAGACCTGAAAGTGTGGGAGGCCTGGAGCCACCAGGCCCCTCTGTCATTGCAGCACCTCCTGGCGGGGGAGGAAGTGTCCTGCAGACGCTGGTCCTGCCCCCAAATAAGGAGGAACGGGAAGGCGGTGGAACCCGCATGCCCTCGGCCCCAGCCCCATCACTGGCCTATggggccccagcagccccccTGTCCCGCCCAGCTGCTACCATGGTCACCAACGTGGTGCGGCCTGTCAGTAGCACTCCTGTGCCCATCGCCTCTAAGCCCTTCCCCACCGCTGGCCGGGCTGAGGCATCTCCAAATGACACAGCAGGTGCCAGGACTGAGCCGGTCACAGGGTCCCGGGCGCCTGGGAGCTCCCCGCTGGGCGTAAGCTTAGTGTATTCGGACAAGAAGTCGGCAGCAGCCACCTCGCCGGCCCCACATCTGGTGGCTGGGCCCCTCCTGGGCACTGTGGGGAAGGCCCCTGCCACAGTCACCAACCTGCTGGTGGGCACACCTGGTTATGGGGCCCCGGCGCCCCCTGCTGTTCAGTTCATAGCCCAGGGGGCCCCTGGCAGTGGGGCCACTACAGGctcaggagcaggtgctgggagTGGCCCCAATGGGCCAGTGCCCCTGGGCATCCTGCAGCCGGGTGCCTTGGGCAAGGCTGGGGGAATCACCCAGGTGCAGTACATCCTGCCCACGCTGCCCCAGCAGCTTCAGGTGGCACCTGCCCCAGCACCAGCCCCTGGGACCAAGGCAGCAGCTCCTGGTGGCCCCGCACCCACCACCAGCATCCGTTTCACCCTCCCACCGGGCACCTCCACCAACGGCAAAGTTCTGGCGGCCACCGCACCCACTCCTGGCATCCCCATCCTGCAATCCGtaccctccgccccgccccccaaaG CCCAATCGGTTTCTCCTGTGCAGGCCCCACCCCCGGGCGGCTCAGCCCAGCTGCTACCTGGGAAGGTCCTGGTGCCCCTGGCGGCCCCTAGCATGTCGGTGCGGGGCGGAGGGGCTGGCCAGCCACTGCCCCTGGTGAGCCCGCCGTTCTCGGTACCTGTGCAGAATGGGGCCCAGCCACCCAGCAAG ATCATCCAGCTGACTCCGGTGCCCGTGAGCACACCCAGCGGCCTGGTGCCGCCCCTCAGCCCAGCCACGCTCTCCGGACCCACCTCGCAGCCTCAGAAGGTCCTGCTGCCCTCCTCCACCAG AATCACCTACGTGCAGTCGGCGGGTGGGCACGCGTTGCCCCTGGGCACCAGCCCTACGTCCAGCCAGGCTGGAACAGTCACCTCGTATGGGCCCACGAGTTCGGTAGCCCTAGGCTTCACCTCACTGGGGCCCAGCGGACCCGCCTTTGTGCAGCCCCTGCTTTCAG GCCAAGCCCCGCTGCTGGCTCCTGGCCAGGTGGGCGTGTCACCCGTGCCCAGTCCCCAGCTGCCGCCCACCTGCACGGCCCCCGGAGGTCCCGTCATCACGGCGTTTTACCCTGGCAGCCCTGCACCCACTTCCTCAGCACCCCTGGCCCAGCCatcccaggcgcccccaggcctGGTCTACACCGTGGCCACCAGCACCACCCCACCTGCTGCCACCATCCTGCCCAAGGGCCCACCAGCCCCTGCCACTGCCACCCCGGCCCCCACCAGCCCTTTCCCTAATGCCACAG CAGGCTCCATGACCTACAGCTTAGTGGCCCCCAAGGCCCAGCGGCCCACCCCCAAGGCCCCCCAGAAAGTGAAGGCGGCCATCGCCAGCATTCCCGTGGGTTCGTTTGAGGCAGGTGCCCCTGGGCGGTCAGGCCCTGCAGCCCGGCAGCCCTTGGAGCCTGGCCCAGCCCGGGAGCCCCCTACCCCCGAGTCTGAGCTTGAGGGGCAGCCTACGACACCGGCCCCTCCACCGCCCCCAGAGACCTGGGCTCCCACAGCCCGGAGcagccccccgccgcccccacctGCTGAGGAGCGAACAAGCACCAAGGGCCCTGAGGCCATG GCCAGCAAATTCCCCAGCTCGTCTTCAGACTGGCGAGTCCCTGGGCTGGGTCTGGAGAGCCGGGGGGagcctcccacccctcccagcccagcaCCAGCTCCGGCCCCGGcccctggcggcggcggcggcagcgagGGCAGCAGCGGGAGGGCAGCTGGGGACACCCCTGAGCGCAAGGAGGCCGCTGGTACCGGCAAGAAGGTGAAGGTGCGGCCCCCGCCCCTGAAGAAGACCTTTGACTCTGTGGACAA GGTCCTGTCGGAGGTGGACTTCGAAGAGCGCTTTGCCGAGCTGCCCGAGTTCCGGCCTGAGGAGGTGCTGCCCTCGCCGACCCTGCAGTCTCTGGCCACCTCGCCCCGGGCCATCCTGGGCTCCTACCGCAAGAAGAGGAAGAACTCCACCG ACCTGGACTCAGCCCCCGAGGACCCCACCTCGCCCAAGCGCAAGATGAGGAGACGCTCCAGTTGCAGCTCCGAGCCCAACACCCCTAAGAGTGCCAAGTGCGAGGGGGATATCTTCACCTTTGACCGCACAG GTACGGAAGCCGAGGACGTGCTCGGGGAGCTGGAGTACGAGAAGGTGCCATACTCCTCACTGCGGCGCACCCTGGACCAGCGCCGGGCCCTGGTCATGCAGCTCTTCCAGGACCATGGCTTTTTCCCATCAG CCCAGGCCACGGCAGCCTTCCAGGCCCGCTACGCAGACATCTTCCCCTCCAAGGTCTGTCTGCAGTTGAAGATCCGCGAGGTGCGCCAGAAGATCATGCAGGCGGCCACTCCCACGGAGCAGCCCCCTGGAGCCGAGGCTCCCCTCCCCGGACCGCCCCCCACTGGCACTGCTGCTGCCCctgtccccactcccagccctgcTGGGGGCCCTGACCCCACCTCACCTGGCTCGGACTCTGGCACAGCTCCGGCTGCCCcgccactgcccccacctccagaGCCGGGTCCCGGACAGCCTGGCTGGGAGGgacccccccagccctcccccccaccccccggcccctccccagctGCCACAGGCAGGTGA